In Aequorivita sp. H23M31, a single window of DNA contains:
- a CDS encoding DUF4270 domain-containing protein: MTLIKLLPRAFAILFAFVVFISCQQDPSTIGSEILGTEAPNGILDDSQTVIAYSRKLSPVQTNRLPGYQLGVYKDPVYGKSSVSLLSQIKLETNDPKFGNDAKVDSVFVYIPYFSKATVEDSTTTYTLDSIYGSAPINITIFESKYFLRDLDPETGFEKVQPYYSNQGPLFESYLGEQLASVENFIPSPAGYILREGEEDESKLAPGLRIALPKEFFQERIVDKEGSQDLLNNNNFKNYLRGLYFQVNSPTNDGSLFIFDVSKAYVQIHYTNVKEEEPEERIYKTFKLSLGDITVNTFENEPLPQFIQTALENPDTIMGNENLYLRGGDGIISIVELFGPDSDNNGVADQLEMLRDKKWLINEANLIFYVNRDLMVQGGNEPDRIMIYDLKNSNVLVDYLMDSTNGLPAADAMSNHLGKLEKDSDGKGKYYKIRITNHISNLINKDSTNVPLGIVVSHNVKNRTTQKLLNPQDPSIEEVPSSEVLSHKGTILYGNSSANTEKKLKLQIYYTKPE; this comes from the coding sequence ATGACCTTAATAAAATTGTTGCCAAGGGCCTTCGCAATTCTGTTTGCTTTTGTGGTCTTTATTTCCTGTCAACAGGATCCGAGTACTATTGGTTCGGAAATTTTGGGAACCGAAGCTCCTAACGGAATTTTAGATGATTCCCAAACAGTTATAGCCTACAGCAGAAAATTGTCGCCGGTACAAACCAATCGTCTTCCTGGATACCAGTTGGGAGTTTACAAAGATCCAGTTTATGGAAAATCAAGCGTAAGCCTTCTTTCACAAATTAAGCTAGAAACAAACGACCCAAAATTTGGCAATGACGCCAAGGTGGATAGTGTTTTTGTTTACATTCCTTATTTCAGTAAAGCTACTGTTGAGGATAGTACTACCACTTATACGCTTGACTCTATTTATGGGAGTGCCCCCATAAATATTACCATTTTCGAATCTAAATATTTCCTAAGGGATTTAGATCCAGAGACCGGTTTTGAAAAAGTTCAGCCTTACTACAGTAACCAGGGACCGCTCTTCGAAAGTTATTTGGGTGAGCAATTGGCGAGCGTGGAAAATTTTATTCCATCTCCAGCGGGTTATATTCTACGTGAAGGGGAAGAAGATGAATCGAAACTGGCACCTGGTCTAAGAATTGCTTTGCCAAAGGAATTTTTTCAAGAGAGGATAGTTGATAAAGAGGGTTCGCAAGATCTTCTTAATAATAACAACTTCAAAAATTATTTACGAGGTCTTTATTTTCAAGTGAATTCTCCTACAAACGATGGGAGTCTTTTTATTTTTGATGTCAGTAAGGCTTATGTGCAAATTCATTATACAAATGTAAAGGAAGAGGAACCTGAAGAACGGATTTATAAAACTTTTAAGCTTAGTTTGGGGGATATTACTGTAAATACCTTTGAGAACGAACCGCTGCCACAATTTATTCAGACTGCTCTAGAAAATCCCGATACAATTATGGGGAATGAAAATCTATATTTAAGAGGTGGTGATGGAATTATCTCGATAGTGGAGTTATTTGGACCGGACAGCGACAACAATGGCGTAGCCGATCAATTGGAAATGCTTCGGGATAAAAAATGGCTTATAAACGAGGCAAATTTAATTTTCTATGTCAATAGAGATTTGATGGTTCAAGGCGGTAATGAACCGGATAGAATAATGATCTACGACCTTAAAAACAGTAATGTGTTGGTGGACTACCTAATGGACAGCACAAACGGTCTGCCCGCTGCGGATGCGATGTCGAACCACTTGGGTAAGCTAGAAAAAGATAGTGATGGTAAAGGCAAATACTATAAAATAAGGATTACAAATCACATCAGTAACTTGATTAATAAAGATAGTACAAACGTACCTTTAGGAATCGTTGTTTCTCATAATGTAAAAAACCGAACCACCCAAAAACTTTTAAATCCGCAAGATCCGAGCATTGAAGAAGTGCCATCGAGTGAAGTTTTATCTCATAAGGGCACGATTCTTTATGGAAATTCTTCAGCAAATACCGAAAAGAAACTGAAACTTCAAATTTATTATACAAAACCAGAATAA